A genomic window from Flavobacterium hankyongi includes:
- a CDS encoding acyltransferase family protein — MIKKEKFETFDALRFFSFLLVFIFHLPPDLRPLETRGDIGVWFFFSLSGFLITYLLLIEKKNYSKINFKKYFIRRSLRIWPLYFIALGLALAYHIVYNMYGSGNLLDNYEQNWILSVLFLENYRVMYFNSFSNLPIVPVLWSLCVEEHFYILWGLILNYTKIKNLPFWIISLIIISYIFKQVYFIYNIRLVDILSNLDFFMYGAIPAYLYVNYKDQTTIIINKISLIVKLIICLGCISYTLGTSYFSFNHINIIEPLILGLFFSSIILIMLPKNNKLKISEENILSKMGTYTYGLYIYHSIVILVLYFLLTKNSIKMEKTILSIIIFTLSLTITLLISKLSYKLIELPFIKLKKRFET, encoded by the coding sequence ATGATAAAAAAAGAAAAATTTGAGACGTTTGATGCTTTACGTTTTTTTTCTTTCTTATTAGTTTTTATTTTCCATTTACCACCTGACTTAAGACCATTAGAGACTAGAGGAGATATTGGAGTTTGGTTCTTTTTTTCCTTAAGTGGTTTTTTAATAACCTATCTTTTATTAATTGAAAAGAAAAATTATTCAAAAATAAATTTTAAAAAATATTTTATAAGGCGATCATTAAGGATTTGGCCTTTATACTTCATAGCCCTAGGGTTAGCTTTAGCATATCACATAGTATATAATATGTACGGATCTGGCAATTTATTAGACAACTACGAACAAAACTGGATTTTGTCTGTCTTATTTTTAGAAAATTATAGAGTTATGTATTTTAATAGTTTTTCTAATTTACCTATTGTTCCTGTACTTTGGTCGTTATGTGTTGAAGAACATTTTTATATTTTATGGGGGCTTATTTTAAATTATACAAAAATCAAAAATTTACCTTTTTGGATAATATCTCTGATAATAATTTCATATATATTTAAACAGGTTTACTTTATTTATAACATAAGGCTGGTAGATATTCTATCAAATTTAGATTTCTTTATGTATGGAGCAATACCCGCTTATTTATATGTAAACTATAAAGACCAAACAACAATCATAATAAATAAAATTAGTCTCATTGTTAAGTTAATAATTTGCCTAGGATGTATTTCATACACTCTAGGAACATCTTATTTTTCCTTTAATCATATAAATATTATAGAGCCATTAATTTTAGGGCTGTTTTTTTCAAGTATTATTTTGATAATGCTCCCAAAAAACAATAAACTTAAAATATCCGAAGAAAACATATTATCAAAAATGGGCACTTACACTTACGGACTTTATATATATCATTCCATAGTAATACTTGTGTTATATTTTCTTCTTACAAAAAATAGCATTAAAATGGAAAAAACAATACTTTCCATAATTATTTTCACACTTTCATTAACTATTACGTTGTTGATAAGTAAGTTATCCTACAAACTTATAGAGTTACCTTTTATTAAACTTAAAAAGAGGTTTGAAACATAA
- a CDS encoding amidohydrolase — translation MKKKVLIGLFFVAQSILAQKQKADLLITNATIYTVNKDFGKAEAMAIKNGKIIAIGTSTEIQKKYQAPKNIDARDKFLYPGFYDAHAHFYSFGLNLQKVDLRGTKSYQEVLDRVVKFQKERNLDFITGRGWDQNDWTVKEFPTKVELDNLFPNTPVVLTRIDGHALLANSKALELAQITPTTKVSGGEIQLKNGETTGIVVDNPMDLVYNIIPKPSQQTQISALKDAEKVMFDYGLTTINEAGLEKDVIDLIDTLQQRKELKINIYAMVMASQDNVDLYTQLGPYKTDNLNVRSFKFMGDGALGSRGACLHKPYSDRPSHYGALLSSVSDIKKLAKQIAESEYQMNSHAIGDSTNSVLLNIYKDVLKGKTDRRWKIEHAQIMQEKDFDSFSLNIIPSVQPTHATSDMYWAEERVGKERIKHSYAYKKMLDKAGIIALGTDFPIEEVNPMYTFYAAVARKDLKHFPEGGFQSENALSREETLKGMTIWAAYSNFEENEKGSLEVGKWADFTIFDNDLLTEDIDAIPYIKPVNTFAKGVQVK, via the coding sequence ATGAAAAAAAAAGTACTTATAGGTTTGTTTTTTGTAGCACAATCTATTTTAGCACAAAAGCAAAAAGCCGATTTACTGATTACAAATGCTACGATTTATACAGTAAATAAAGATTTTGGAAAAGCTGAAGCTATGGCAATAAAAAATGGTAAAATCATTGCTATAGGAACCTCTACAGAGATTCAAAAGAAATACCAAGCTCCCAAAAATATTGATGCTAGAGATAAATTTTTATACCCAGGGTTTTATGATGCTCATGCGCATTTTTACAGCTTTGGGTTGAACCTTCAAAAAGTAGATTTAAGAGGCACAAAAAGTTATCAGGAAGTTTTAGATCGAGTGGTCAAGTTTCAAAAGGAGAGAAATCTTGATTTTATTACCGGACGTGGTTGGGATCAAAACGATTGGACAGTAAAAGAATTTCCAACAAAAGTCGAATTAGATAATTTGTTTCCAAATACTCCGGTTGTTTTAACCCGAATTGACGGTCATGCTCTTTTAGCGAATAGCAAAGCTTTAGAATTGGCTCAAATAACACCAACTACAAAAGTATCAGGAGGAGAAATCCAACTTAAAAACGGAGAAACCACAGGAATTGTTGTCGATAATCCTATGGATTTGGTGTACAACATTATTCCAAAACCTAGTCAACAAACCCAAATTAGTGCTTTAAAAGATGCAGAGAAGGTAATGTTTGATTATGGATTAACAACAATTAACGAAGCTGGTTTAGAAAAAGATGTTATCGACTTAATAGACACGTTACAACAAAGAAAAGAGCTTAAAATTAATATCTATGCGATGGTAATGGCTTCTCAGGATAATGTTGATTTGTATACACAATTAGGACCTTATAAAACAGACAATCTAAATGTGCGTTCGTTTAAATTCATGGGTGATGGAGCTTTAGGTTCTCGCGGTGCTTGTCTACATAAACCGTACAGCGACAGACCATCTCATTACGGTGCATTGCTTTCTTCTGTTTCAGATATTAAAAAATTAGCCAAACAAATAGCCGAGTCAGAATACCAAATGAATTCACATGCGATAGGCGATTCTACCAATTCAGTTTTATTGAATATATATAAAGATGTTTTGAAAGGTAAAACAGATCGTCGCTGGAAAATAGAACATGCTCAAATCATGCAGGAAAAGGATTTTGATTCTTTTAGTTTAAATATCATTCCTTCGGTACAGCCTACACATGCGACTTCGGATATGTATTGGGCAGAAGAAAGAGTCGGTAAGGAGCGCATCAAACATTCGTATGCCTATAAAAAAATGTTAGACAAAGCTGGAATTATAGCTCTAGGAACCGATTTTCCTATAGAAGAAGTCAATCCTATGTATACTTTTTATGCAGCAGTGGCCAGAAAGGATTTGAAACATTTTCCTGAAGGAGGTTTTCAGTCCGAAAATGCGCTTTCAAGAGAAGAAACATTAAAAGGAATGACCATTTGGGCTGCATATTCTAATTTTGAAGAAAATGAAAAAGGAAGTCTGGAAGTGGGCAAATGGGCCGATTTTACCATTTTCGATAACGATTTACTAACCGAAGATATTGATGCCATTCCTTATATAAAACCAGTAAACACATTTGCTAAAGGAGTTCAAGTGAAATAA
- the asnB gene encoding asparagine synthase B has protein sequence MCGIVCAFDLKQKAEILRPKVLEMAKIIRHRGPDWSGIFSNDKAILAHERLAIVDPASGKQPLFSTDGNLVLAANGEIYNHRELRKQFEGRYDFQTQSDCEVILALYKEKGPTFVDEMNGIFGFALYDVEKDEYFIARDHMGIIPLYIGWDKHGTFYVASELKALEGYCSKIELFPPGHYFHSKTGELVKWYDREWTEYDAVKDNETSIQAIREALEAAVHRQLMSDVPYGVLLSGGLDSSITSAIAKKYASRRIETDDKSEAWYPQLHSFAVGLEGSPDLAAAQKVADHLGTIHHEIKFTIQEGLDAIRDVIYNLETYDVTTVRASTPMYLMARVIKSMGIKMVLSGEGSDELFGGYLYFHKAPNAKEFHEETVRKLSKLHMYDCLRANKSLAAWGIEGRVPFLDKEFMDIAMRINPQDKMINGERMEKWVLRKAFEDMLPESVAWRQKEQFSDGVGYSWIDTLKEMVAEAVSDEQLANAKFRFPIQTPMNKEEYYYRTIFSEHYPSDTAALCVPQEASVACSTKIALEWDEAFKKLNDPSGRAVANVHEEAYEKEIVV, from the coding sequence ATGTGTGGAATTGTATGCGCCTTCGATTTAAAACAAAAAGCCGAAATATTGCGTCCTAAAGTATTGGAAATGGCAAAAATCATCCGTCACCGCGGACCAGACTGGAGTGGAATATTTTCAAATGACAAAGCTATTTTAGCGCACGAGCGTTTGGCTATTGTGGATCCTGCATCAGGAAAACAACCGTTGTTTAGTACGGACGGTAATTTGGTTTTGGCGGCTAATGGTGAAATATACAACCACCGAGAATTGCGTAAACAATTCGAAGGACGATATGATTTTCAAACCCAAAGTGATTGCGAAGTCATTTTGGCATTGTACAAAGAAAAAGGGCCAACATTTGTGGATGAAATGAACGGAATTTTTGGTTTCGCATTATATGATGTAGAAAAAGATGAATATTTCATCGCGAGAGACCATATGGGGATTATTCCTTTGTACATCGGTTGGGACAAGCATGGAACTTTTTATGTGGCGTCAGAGTTAAAAGCTTTAGAAGGTTATTGCTCAAAAATCGAATTGTTTCCACCAGGGCATTATTTTCATAGTAAAACGGGTGAATTAGTGAAATGGTACGATCGCGAATGGACAGAATATGATGCTGTAAAAGACAATGAAACGAGTATTCAAGCTATTCGTGAAGCTTTAGAAGCGGCCGTGCATCGTCAATTAATGAGTGATGTACCTTATGGCGTATTACTTTCGGGTGGATTGGATTCTTCTATTACTTCGGCTATTGCCAAAAAGTACGCGAGTCGTCGTATAGAAACCGATGATAAATCGGAAGCTTGGTATCCGCAATTGCATTCGTTTGCGGTTGGCTTAGAAGGTTCGCCAGATTTGGCAGCAGCACAAAAAGTAGCCGATCATTTAGGAACCATTCACCACGAAATTAAATTCACCATTCAGGAAGGATTAGATGCGATTCGTGATGTGATTTATAACTTGGAAACCTACGATGTGACTACCGTTCGTGCTAGTACACCTATGTATTTAATGGCTCGTGTGATAAAATCAATGGGAATAAAAATGGTGCTTTCGGGCGAAGGTTCCGATGAGTTGTTTGGTGGCTATTTGTATTTCCATAAAGCGCCGAATGCCAAAGAATTCCACGAAGAAACAGTCCGTAAGTTGAGTAAACTACATATGTACGATTGTTTGCGTGCGAATAAAAGTTTAGCAGCTTGGGGTATCGAAGGTCGTGTACCGTTTTTAGATAAAGAATTCATGGACATAGCCATGCGAATCAACCCGCAAGACAAAATGATCAATGGAGAGCGTATGGAAAAATGGGTACTTCGTAAAGCATTTGAAGATATGTTGCCTGAAAGTGTGGCATGGCGTCAGAAAGAACAATTCAGTGACGGAGTAGGTTATAGTTGGATTGATACCTTGAAAGAAATGGTGGCCGAAGCAGTTTCTGATGAGCAATTGGCCAATGCTAAATTCCGATTCCCGATTCAAACGCCTATGAACAAAGAAGAATATTATTATCGTACCATTTTTAGTGAACATTATCCGAGTGATACTGCAGCGTTATGTGTGCCTCAAGAAGCCAGTGTGGCTTGTAGTACCAAAATTGCTTTAGAATGGGATGAAGCCTTCAAAAAACTAAATGATCCTTCCGGTAGAGCAGTAGCCAATGTTCATGAAGAAGCTTATGAAAAAGAAATAGTTGTATAG
- a CDS encoding PUR family DNA/RNA-binding protein, with the protein MNEHDMLEKEEIFSKVLRAGRRTYFFDVRSTKADDYYVTITESKKFTEEDGSFHFKKHKIYLYKEDFAAFTDILGEMTDFVLKQKGEEVISERHQKDFKKEYYSERSDEEPRNNFTDIDFDDI; encoded by the coding sequence ATGAACGAACACGACATGTTAGAAAAAGAAGAAATTTTTTCTAAAGTTTTGCGTGCTGGAAGAAGAACCTACTTTTTTGATGTGCGCTCAACAAAAGCTGATGATTATTATGTAACCATTACAGAAAGTAAAAAATTTACTGAAGAAGATGGTTCATTTCACTTCAAAAAGCACAAAATCTATCTTTATAAAGAAGATTTCGCTGCTTTTACTGATATTTTAGGAGAAATGACTGATTTTGTTCTTAAACAAAAAGGAGAAGAAGTAATTTCAGAAAGACATCAAAAAGATTTCAAAAAGGAATACTACTCTGAAAGATCAGACGAAGAGCCAAGAAACAACTTTACTGATATCGATTTTGACGATATTTAA
- the mdh gene encoding malate dehydrogenase — protein MKVTIVGAGNVGATCADVMAYRGIASEIVLLDIREGFAEGKALDITQCATNTGFNTKVTGVTNDYSKTAGSNVVVITSGIPRKPGMTREELIGINAGIVKSVAENLLQYSPEAIFVIVSNPMDTMTYLAYKSLGLPKNRIIGMGGALDSSRFRTYLSLALDKPANDISAMVIGGHGDTTMIPLTRLASYNGIPVSQFLSQEQLDKVAADTMVGGATLTGLLGTSAWYAPGASVAYLVDSILNDQKKMIACSVFVEGEYGQNDICIGVPCIIGKNGLEEIIDIKLNDAEKALFAKSADAVRGMNDALATVLG, from the coding sequence ATGAAAGTTACTATAGTTGGAGCTGGAAACGTTGGAGCAACTTGTGCAGACGTGATGGCTTACAGAGGAATTGCAAGCGAGATCGTATTGTTAGACATCCGTGAGGGTTTTGCTGAAGGTAAAGCTTTAGATATTACACAATGTGCAACCAATACAGGATTTAATACCAAAGTAACGGGTGTTACGAATGATTATTCGAAAACGGCTGGAAGTAATGTGGTAGTAATTACTTCTGGAATTCCAAGAAAACCAGGAATGACTCGTGAAGAGTTAATTGGTATCAATGCAGGAATTGTAAAATCAGTTGCTGAAAACTTATTACAGTATTCTCCAGAGGCTATTTTCGTAATTGTATCTAACCCAATGGATACCATGACGTATTTAGCATACAAATCGTTAGGATTGCCTAAAAACAGAATCATTGGAATGGGTGGAGCATTAGATAGCTCACGTTTCAGAACCTATCTGTCTTTGGCTTTAGATAAACCAGCTAATGATATTTCTGCAATGGTTATTGGTGGTCATGGTGATACAACGATGATTCCATTAACACGTTTGGCTTCTTACAATGGAATTCCAGTTTCTCAATTTTTATCACAAGAGCAATTAGATAAAGTAGCTGCTGATACTATGGTAGGTGGAGCAACGTTAACAGGATTGTTAGGGACTTCTGCTTGGTATGCTCCTGGAGCTTCGGTGGCGTATTTAGTAGATTCTATCTTAAATGATCAAAAGAAAATGATTGCATGTTCAGTTTTTGTTGAAGGTGAATATGGTCAAAACGACATTTGCATCGGAGTACCTTGTATTATTGGTAAAAACGGTTTAGAAGAAATTATTGATATCAAATTAAACGATGCTGAAAAAGCTTTGTTCGCTAAGTCTGCCGATGCAGTTCGTGGTATGAATGATGCTTTGGCTACAGTTTTAGGATAA
- the gyrB gene encoding DNA topoisomerase (ATP-hydrolyzing) subunit B, with amino-acid sequence MSEEVKKNNYSADSIQALEGMEHVRMRPSMYIGDTGVRGLHHLVYEVVDNSIDEALAGHCDTISVIINEDNSISVEDNGRGIPVDIHKKEGVSALEVVMTKIGAGGKFDKDSYKVSGGLHGVGVSCVNALSDHLRATVHREGKVYEQEYEKGKALYPVKQIGTTEKRGTIVTFKPDGTIFTQTLEYSYDTLAARMRELSFLNKGITITLTDKRDIDDKGEVRNEVFHSKEGLKEFVKFLDGNRVPIIGHVISMENEKGEIPVEVALIYNESYSENIFSYVNNINTHEGGTHLQGFRMGLTRTLKKYADASGLLDKLKFEISGDDFREGLTAIISVKVAEPQFEGQTKTKLGNREVVSPVSQAVAEMLENYLEENPNDAKIIVQKVILAAQARHAAKKAREMVQRKTVMGGGGLPGKLSDCSEQDPERCEIFLVEGDSAGGTAKQGRDRAFQAILPLRGKILNVEKAMHHKVFENEEIRNIFTALGVTIGTAEDSKALNLEKLRYHKVVIMCDADIDGSHISTLILTFFFRFMKELIEEGHVYIATPPLYLVKKGNKKEYCWTEAQRDAANERMGGGAGIQRYKGLGEMNAEQLWETTLNPDFRTLRQVNIDSLAEADRVFSMLMGDEVPPRREFIEKNAVYANIDA; translated from the coding sequence ATGAGCGAAGAAGTTAAAAAGAATAATTATTCTGCCGACAGTATTCAGGCCCTTGAGGGGATGGAGCACGTACGTATGCGTCCTTCGATGTATATTGGTGATACTGGGGTGAGAGGTTTGCACCATTTGGTGTATGAAGTAGTAGATAACTCGATTGATGAGGCTTTGGCAGGTCATTGTGATACTATTTCTGTAATCATAAACGAAGATAATTCCATTTCAGTTGAAGATAACGGTCGTGGTATTCCTGTTGATATTCATAAAAAAGAAGGTGTTTCGGCTCTTGAGGTTGTAATGACTAAAATTGGTGCCGGAGGTAAATTCGATAAAGATTCCTATAAAGTATCGGGAGGTCTTCACGGAGTTGGGGTGTCGTGTGTAAATGCCTTGTCAGATCATTTACGCGCAACCGTTCATAGAGAAGGAAAAGTGTATGAGCAGGAATATGAAAAAGGGAAAGCATTATATCCTGTAAAACAAATTGGAACTACAGAAAAAAGAGGAACGATTGTTACTTTCAAGCCAGATGGAACGATTTTTACTCAAACGTTAGAATATTCTTATGATACGTTAGCAGCTCGTATGCGTGAGTTGTCTTTCTTGAACAAAGGAATCACCATTACGCTGACAGACAAACGTGATATCGATGATAAAGGAGAAGTTCGTAATGAAGTTTTCCATTCTAAAGAAGGATTAAAAGAATTCGTTAAGTTCTTGGATGGAAACCGTGTGCCTATTATTGGTCACGTAATTTCTATGGAAAACGAAAAAGGAGAAATTCCTGTTGAAGTAGCTTTGATTTACAACGAAAGTTATTCTGAAAACATTTTCTCTTATGTAAATAATATTAATACTCACGAAGGAGGAACGCACTTACAAGGTTTCCGTATGGGATTAACTCGTACGTTAAAAAAATATGCTGATGCTTCGGGGTTATTAGATAAATTAAAATTTGAGATTTCAGGAGATGACTTCCGTGAAGGGTTAACCGCTATTATTTCGGTAAAAGTGGCAGAACCGCAATTTGAAGGTCAAACCAAAACGAAATTAGGAAATAGAGAAGTAGTTTCTCCAGTTTCTCAAGCAGTAGCTGAGATGTTGGAAAACTATTTGGAAGAAAATCCCAATGATGCTAAAATCATTGTTCAAAAAGTAATCTTAGCAGCTCAGGCACGTCACGCAGCGAAAAAAGCGCGTGAAATGGTGCAACGTAAAACCGTTATGGGTGGCGGCGGATTGCCAGGTAAATTATCCGATTGTTCGGAACAAGATCCAGAAAGATGTGAGATTTTCCTTGTCGAGGGAGACTCGGCAGGTGGAACGGCTAAACAAGGTCGTGACCGTGCATTCCAAGCAATTTTGCCATTACGTGGTAAAATTTTGAATGTGGAAAAAGCGATGCACCACAAAGTATTCGAAAACGAAGAGATTCGTAATATTTTTACTGCTTTAGGTGTAACTATTGGAACAGCTGAAGACAGTAAAGCCTTAAACTTAGAGAAATTAAGATATCATAAAGTGGTTATTATGTGTGATGCTGATATCGACGGTAGTCACATTTCTACCTTAATATTAACATTCTTCTTCCGTTTTATGAAAGAATTAATTGAAGAAGGACATGTATATATCGCCACTCCTCCTTTATATTTAGTAAAAAAAGGAAACAAAAAAGAATACTGTTGGACAGAAGCGCAACGTGATGCGGCAAACGAAAGAATGGGTGGTGGAGCAGGAATTCAGCGTTATAAAGGTCTTGGAGAGATGAACGCAGAACAATTGTGGGAAACTACCTTGAATCCTGATTTCAGAACACTTCGTCAGGTAAATATTGACAGTTTAGCTGAAGCTGATCGTGTATTCTCTATGTTAATGGGGGATGAGGTGCCGCCTCGTAGAGAGTTCATTGAGAAAAACGCAGTATACGCTAATATTGACGCATAA
- a CDS encoding tRNA-binding protein → MNVLSWNEFENVEMRVGTIVEVKDFPEARKPAFQLIIDFGSELGIKKSSAQITKRYSKDELINKQIIAVVNFSKKQIGPFISECLVLGSVGVDNDIVLLTTDKKVENGLRIG, encoded by the coding sequence ATGAATGTATTAAGTTGGAACGAATTTGAAAACGTTGAAATGCGAGTGGGAACTATTGTTGAGGTAAAAGATTTTCCAGAAGCAAGAAAGCCTGCATTTCAATTAATAATCGATTTTGGAAGCGAATTAGGAATTAAAAAATCATCTGCTCAAATCACCAAAAGATACTCGAAAGATGAATTAATCAATAAGCAAATTATTGCTGTGGTTAATTTTTCTAAAAAGCAAATAGGACCTTTTATTAGCGAATGTTTGGTTTTGGGATCAGTTGGTGTGGATAATGATATTGTTTTGCTTACAACCGATAAGAAGGTAGAAAATGGGTTGAGAATAGGTTGA
- a CDS encoding ABC transporter ATP-binding protein translates to MKELSYINHYFIKYKTHFIGGILITIIAQFFSLYTPELIGDSIAAIESHIKSDSSSIESVKKILLNNILWIIVTTLIAGVLTFLMRQTLIVMSRHVEFDLKNEVFQQYERLSQNFYKKNRTGDLMNRISEDVGRVRMYVGPAVMYTINTFIRFSVVIFYMYRVSPKLTFITLLPLPILSYFIFKLSSEINKKSTEFQKNLSVLSSFSQEFFSGIRVIKSYSIENYKQNEFSNLAMESNEKSLKLAKTQAFFGPLMLLLIGISNLLIISIGGFMYINGSITNIGVIAKFILYINMLVWPVASLGWVSSLVQEAEASQKRINEFLKIEPDIKNENSSSMEFEGEIAFKNVSLVYEDTKIKALDNISFEVKKGETLAIIGRTGSGKSTILSLISRLHDPTSGEVIIDGISLTKANLTDLRNSIGVVPQDAFLFSDTIKNNIKFGKENATDEEVIQAAKYADVHENIINFKDHYETMIGERGITLSGGQKQRVSIARAIINNPEILLLDDCLSAVDTETEETILNNLQIVCKNKTTIIVSHRVSSAKNANKIIVLNNGQITQQGTHYQLVNQEGYYKELYLKQITEKELL, encoded by the coding sequence ATGAAAGAACTAAGTTATATAAATCATTATTTTATTAAATATAAAACTCATTTTATTGGAGGTATTTTAATCACAATAATTGCACAATTTTTCTCACTTTATACTCCAGAATTAATTGGTGATTCTATTGCTGCAATAGAATCACATATAAAATCTGACAGCTCCAGTATAGAATCTGTAAAAAAAATATTACTTAACAACATTCTTTGGATAATTGTTACGACATTAATTGCTGGTGTATTAACTTTTTTAATGCGTCAAACATTAATAGTGATGTCGAGACATGTTGAATTTGATTTGAAAAATGAAGTATTTCAGCAATACGAAAGACTAAGCCAAAATTTTTACAAAAAAAACAGAACTGGCGATTTAATGAATAGAATCAGTGAAGATGTTGGAAGAGTTAGAATGTATGTTGGCCCCGCTGTAATGTATACTATAAATACATTTATAAGGTTTTCAGTTGTAATATTTTACATGTATAGAGTTTCTCCTAAACTAACTTTTATTACTCTTCTGCCCTTACCTATTTTATCCTATTTTATTTTCAAGCTTAGCTCAGAAATCAACAAAAAAAGTACTGAATTCCAAAAAAATCTATCTGTGCTTTCCAGTTTTTCGCAAGAATTCTTTTCTGGCATTAGAGTTATAAAATCATATAGCATAGAAAACTATAAGCAAAATGAATTTTCTAATCTTGCAATGGAAAGCAATGAAAAGAGCTTAAAATTAGCTAAAACACAAGCATTTTTTGGACCATTAATGTTATTATTAATAGGTATTAGTAACTTATTAATAATTTCTATAGGCGGATTTATGTATATTAATGGATCAATTACAAATATTGGAGTAATTGCTAAGTTTATTCTATATATCAATATGTTGGTTTGGCCAGTTGCATCACTAGGATGGGTATCATCATTAGTTCAAGAAGCAGAAGCCTCACAAAAAAGAATTAATGAATTTTTAAAAATTGAACCCGATATAAAAAACGAAAATAGTTCTTCTATGGAATTTGAAGGAGAGATTGCATTTAAAAATGTTTCTCTTGTATATGAAGACACAAAAATTAAAGCATTAGACAATATTTCCTTTGAAGTGAAAAAAGGCGAAACTTTAGCAATTATAGGAAGAACAGGTTCAGGGAAATCAACAATTCTATCCTTAATAAGTAGATTACACGATCCAACATCTGGTGAAGTAATTATTGACGGAATTAGTCTAACTAAAGCAAATCTTACTGATTTAAGAAATAGTATTGGAGTTGTACCACAAGATGCTTTCTTATTTTCAGACACCATAAAAAACAATATTAAGTTTGGTAAAGAAAATGCGACTGATGAAGAAGTAATTCAAGCCGCAAAATATGCTGATGTGCATGAAAACATAATCAATTTTAAGGATCATTACGAGACAATGATAGGAGAAAGAGGTATTACACTATCTGGTGGGCAAAAACAAAGAGTATCAATTGCGAGAGCAATTATCAATAATCCAGAAATTTTGTTACTAGATGATTGCTTATCTGCTGTTGATACAGAAACCGAAGAAACAATACTAAATAATCTGCAAATTGTCTGTAAAAACAAAACCACAATAATTGTTAGTCACCGAGTTTCTTCTGCTAAAAATGCCAACAAAATTATTGTTTTAAATAACGGACAAATCACACAGCAAGGCACTCATTATCAACTAGTAAACCAAGAAGGATACTACAAAGAATTGTATTTAAAACAAATTACAGAAAAAGAATTACTGTAA
- a CDS encoding Glu/Leu/Phe/Val family dehydrogenase: MITESLKASELHKIDPVFGQLSFDNHEQIVFCNDKDTGLKAIIGIHNTVLGPALGGTRMWKYTNEWEALNDVLRLSRGMTYKSAISGLNLGGGKAVIIGDSKVDKTPEMIAKFGQYVNSLSGKYITAEDVGTTTADMDLIRKYTEHVTGISESIGGSGNPSPVTAYGVYMGMKAAAKYKFGSDNLDGKRVLVQGIGHVGETLVDYLTAEGAKVVISDINEDRLKEIGNKYGAKIFTGDDLYSADVDIYAPCALGATLNDETIGKLKAQVIAGAANNQLANEIKHGQMLKDKGILYAPDFLINAGGIINVYAEIVKYDKAEAMRKTENIYNTTLEIFDYADANNITTHEAAFKIAQNRIDLRKKELAK, encoded by the coding sequence ATGATTACTGAATCTTTAAAAGCTAGTGAGCTTCACAAAATTGACCCAGTATTTGGACAATTATCATTTGATAATCACGAACAAATTGTTTTTTGCAATGACAAAGATACTGGTTTAAAGGCAATAATAGGAATACATAACACAGTTTTAGGACCAGCTTTAGGTGGTACAAGAATGTGGAAATATACTAACGAATGGGAAGCATTAAATGATGTTTTACGTTTGTCAAGAGGAATGACCTATAAGTCAGCTATCTCAGGATTAAATTTAGGGGGTGGTAAAGCAGTTATCATTGGTGACTCTAAAGTTGATAAAACTCCTGAAATGATTGCTAAATTTGGTCAGTATGTTAACTCTTTAAGCGGTAAATATATCACTGCTGAAGATGTAGGAACAACTACAGCAGATATGGACTTAATCCGTAAATATACTGAGCACGTAACAGGTATTTCAGAATCAATTGGAGGTTCTGGAAATCCTTCTCCAGTAACTGCTTATGGAGTTTACATGGGAATGAAAGCTGCGGCTAAATATAAATTTGGTTCAGACAACTTAGACGGAAAAAGAGTTTTAGTACAAGGAATTGGACATGTTGGCGAAACTTTAGTAGATTATTTAACTGCTGAAGGTGCTAAAGTTGTTATTTCTGATATTAATGAAGATCGTTTAAAAGAAATAGGTAACAAATACGGTGCTAAAATTTTTACTGGAGACGATTTATACAGTGCAGATGTTGATATTTATGCGCCATGTGCTTTAGGTGCTACTCTTAATGATGAAACTATTGGAAAATTAAAAGCTCAAGTTATTGCAGGAGCTGCTAATAATCAATTAGCTAACGAAATTAAGCACGGACAAATGTTGAAAGATAAAGGAATTTTATATGCTCCTGATTTCTTAATCAATGCTGGTGGTATTATCAATGTTTATGCGGAGATTGTTAAGTACGATAAAGCAGAAGCTATGCGTAAAACTGAGAATATCTATAATACAACATTGGAAATTTTCGATTATGCTGATGCTAATAACATTACAACGCATGAAGCGGCATTCAAAATTGCTCAAAACAGAATCGATTTGAGAAAAAAAGAATTAGCTAAATAA